tgtacacccctagttgtGACAATAGATGTCGACCTAGGTAACAGGTGTGCGTCCATTTCTAttgtttctttttaatttttttttaaaaaaaaaaagaggaaagggATAGGCTATATATTGGGGTGCACATGCTATATAAAAGTGTTAGTTGCTAATGCAAAAGATAAAATGCTGGAGCAGTACATATTTATAATGGGTTAAGTGTGGGTTGACCTGAGTTGGCCTTAGTAAAAGCCAGCTTATCGATCATGTTATCTTATAAATTAATATTACTTATGACTCCATCATCTTGtgtattgtgaatcttgtgatgGCAAAGGACCTACTAATAAGGGAGGGAAGATTCAACCGACATGTTTAATTGGGAATTTGAAAATTGCTTTTTCTCTACATCCACATTCACATGGCTTACTACTAATTTCCACATGCCTATCCTTCCTCCCTATTTCCCTATTTTCCGTTCACACATTATTATTTCtacatttttcttttgttttttgggtTCTTCACTCCTTTCTTTCCTTAGCTTACTTGTCATTATAGAATCAGTTATGGCTATTGATTCGGCCGAATCTGTGGTTTTAGTTTAAATCGTATATTTATCTTAAGATTttcattaaatatgtacaaaTGTTTAATTTATTACCCATAAGTAATTTAAAACACTAGAATTTAGaattcataaatttcaaattctaAATTCGTTTGTAATGGATATATATactggaaaaaaataattaaactaATCGTCAACTCATTATCACAAAGGAATAGTGATTATAACTGTGATCGACACTCATTCAATTAAAACCCTAGCAGTTCCGGAGGAGGGGGTATTATCAGGGATTATCTTGGTTGTATTATCTTAGAGTATTATGGTTAGTAAAGTAACAACATGGCTACAACAAAAATCTTACTTATTTGTGGTTTAACTCTGTGTATTAGTAGAGGTCTCTCTAATGTTATTGTGGAATCTGACTCTCAATTTATTATCAACATGATTACTCATAAAATGAAGACCCCTTGGGCCTTGACAGTTTCATCATATTATTGATAAGTGTTGACCACCTATGTAATTAACAAGCTACCACAGTTGATTTAGTATAGCTAGTAGTGTGGTTAGTTAGATATTTTAGAGTTAGTGGAGTTGGCACCAAGTtgggtatgtatgtgtatatatgtaaatGAGCACATGTGGAATTGTAACTAACTCACATAATTCTAATCCATTCATTTTCTTACCAATGTAATATTTCTCTCTCTATAACTGTCTCTCCTCCCTTTCTCTCTTCTCCCCTTCTCTTCTTCatttacttcttcttcttcttcttcaatccaTCAATTATGTTGATCTAAACCTCCATTGATGGAGTTATCATGATATCAGAGCCTCAATCGCTCCTAGATTAGACTTTGATTGAGTTCAATTAGGTCAAATTGTTCATCGATTACCAGAGAAATTGCTTAGATTCAATAGCTGAGGTTGAATCGCAAATAAGCATCAAAATCGAGAGTTTATTTCTCAAACCTGAGTGCAAAATGATGAGTGTAACACTACAAGCTTCAGATTCTCAAAGAAATGGTAATATACAGacaaacacatcaaatacgaacAATGGAACAAGTACTAGAACAACAAATGCTATTTTTCCAGAAATTGATCACAATCATCCGCTATATCTACTGTCTACTGATACTCAAGGTAGTTCCTTGATCTCACTTCAGCTTACAGGTTCTGAAAACTATGCTTTGTGGAGTCGATCTATGAGAATTGGTTTGCTAGGTAAAAGTAAACTAGGTTTTGTAGATGGTCGATATCCTAAATGTAGTTTCTCGTCTGAGTATCATGATTTGTGGGAAAAGTGTAATGCAGTagtgttatcatggattatgagTGTTGTAAGACCTAGATTGTTAGGAAGTGTTGTGTATGCGAGTGATGCTCATAAGGTTTGGTGTGAACTGAAGGAGAGATTTGATAAAATAAATGGCTCACATGTGCTTCAACTGCATAAAGAGATTCATACTTTTACTTAGGGAATTATATCAGTTTCAAATTATTTCTCTAAGTTGACAGATTTGTGGAAtgaatttgatgctattatgcCTTGTCCTAGTTGTCCTTGCCTAAAATCAAGGAAATTCCTTGAACAGTTTGAGTACCAGAGACTTCTGCAATTTCTGATGGGACTAAATGAGTCCTATTCAAAAGCTAGAGGTCAAATCCTTATGATGTCACCTACACCTAGTCTAAACAAGGCATACTCACTAATGATAGATTAGGAAAGCCAGAGAAACTTTGCTAGTGCTGCTCATATGAGTGTAGGATCTAGTCTGATTGAAGGCACAACCTTATACAATCTTAAAGGAAGTGGAAATAATTCAAATAGAGGTTCAAGAGGTGGACACTGTGATAATCATAGAAATGGAGGTAGTAATCCAGGTGGTGGACCAGCAGGTCACTATGGAAATCATATGAATCCTACCAAATCTCAGAAGCAGTTTATCATTTGTGAAGTTTGTGGTTATAAAGGACACTCCAAGGATCAGTGCTTCAAGGTGATTGGATATCCACCAGGGTGGAAAATAAAGAACAAGTTTGGAGCCTATGCTAATCATGCTTAGACTAGTCAAGTTGTGACACCAATGCAGATGCCATCAATTCAAGCACCTACCACTTTCTTCATATAGGACCAGTACAAACAAATCCTACAGTTGCTGTCAAAGGGCAGTGAGAATGCAACCACTGAAGTTTCAGCTAAAGCAGGTAGAATCTTGTCTGCTTTAGTTTTAAAATATGTGCATAAGGAGTGGATAGTGGATTCTAGAGCAACTAATCATATGACATCAAAAAACATGTTCCAAAATCTGATAAGAGGAAAGTACACTTGCCAAATGGAAATGTAGTTCCAGTATCACATGTCGGAAGTTCATGTGTACTTAAGGATCAAATCATCACTAATGTTCTATTTGTTCCTGATTTTCAGTACATTCTATTGTCTGTTTCTCAGCTAACAAAGGAACTTATGTGTTTAGTGGCTTTCTTTCCTGACTTCTGTATTTTTTAGGATCTTTATAGTGGGCAGATCAAGGGGATGGTAAGGAGGAACATGGACTCTACATTTGAGAGAAGGAACACCTCAACAAGCTCCAGTTTAGTCAATAAAAGAAGTTGTAAATACAGTTAGTTCTTCTTAGTCCGTGTTTGTTAATTTGTGGCATAAGAGGTTAGGCCATGCCTCATAGATGTGATTAAAAGGCATGAGTTTCTTAAAGGATTACAGTTTGCTGAACATGATCATTGTACTGTTTGTCTTCTTGCTAAGCAGTCTAAACAACCTTTTCCCTTAAGTGCTCACATTTCACAAGCTGTTTTTGAATTGGTACATTGTGATATATGGGGGCCTTATAAGGTGCCAAATCATAATGGAAAAAGATATTTTGTGACAATTTTTGATGATTTCTCTAGATATACCTTGATTTATCTACTTGTCTCTAAATCAGATACATGTGTAGTGTTGAAGCAGTTTATTACTCAAGTCAGGAATATGTTCTCAACTACTGTTAAGACTCTTAGAACAGATAATAGTGGTGAGTTTATGAGTGTTGAATTTCAAAGATTTTTAGTTAACAATGGGATACTACATCTAACCACTTGTGTCTATACACCATAGCAAAATGGCATTGCTGAAAAAAAACACAGAACTATCCTAGATATGGCTAGGGCCCTTAGATTTCAAGCTGCCATTCCTTTAAAATTTTGGGGTGAATGAGTGTATACTGCTGTCTACCTCATAAATAGATTACTATCTAGAGTTCTCAAGTACAAATCTCCCTTTGAGATGCTATAATCACATCCACCATCTCTTATTGACATTAGAGTCTTTGGTTGTCTGTGTTATGCTGCTTGTCCAACAATTACTGACAAGTTCTCCTCTAGAGCAATTCCTGCTATTTTACTAGGCTACTCCTCTACTCAGAAGAGATATATACTTTCAAGAAATAGTTTCAAGAAGCTCATCAGAAGCTGAGTTTAGGAGTATGGCAACATGTGCAGCTGAGGCTACTTGGTTgattgggttgttcaaggaactGGGAGCTCAAGTGGATGAACCAGTCAAGATGTTTTGTGATAGCAAAGTTGCTATACAAATTGCAACTAATCCAATATTCCATGAAAGAACCAAGCATATTAACATTGATTGTCACTTTGTTAGAGAAAAACATTTGCCAAGGAATGCTCAAAACTGAGTTTGTTCACATAAGTAATCAATTGGCTGATTTGCTTACAAAAGGTTTGGGAAAGGCTCAGCACAAGTATTTGTTAGATAAACTTggagttctgaatctgtttcaaCCATGAGCTTGAGGAGGAGTGTttgttgacacctgatttttACCCTCCAAAAATTTaaattaactagtcaagcttcttgaatcgtaaacagagtaaaatattcattcagaaaatgaaaaatattttttaaactaGTTTTAGTGTTATTCTGTCATTTCATTTGGCGAAATACActaatacatatatattatgtatattttacGTAATCATGTactattttaagtatatttgtcAATTTGAAAATCGAATTATGTCAAAACAAGTGTTTTAATTACGTATATATATTTCTAACTGTCAGTTTAAAGTCATCACGACTTAATTACTATAATTAATCTGTTAAATTGGTAGTTTTCACTCTATTAAAGTCaagaagcttaattaattaattgaataGCTAATTCGTCTCAATTTTACTTCAATTGGtttaattttaatttcaaatGAATTGGTCATTTTTAGAAGAAATGATTATAATTGCAACACAAAGAGTTGCATTTTGGATACATTTTCCAGCCTCTTTCCAACTCCAAAGATCAGCCCACATCAATTAAATACCCAAATTTGTCGACCCAAAACCACAAGACCCGGCCCACTTCCTCATTTAAACCCCAatctttttttcactttcaatcaACAGCAACTAAACGAACCCTAGCATCTATCTCTAACGTATGATCCATCACACCATGAGCTTTTTCTGGCAAAAATTTGTCCTCAATGGTAATTGTTATGCCTCTCATTTTCATCGTAAGaaaacctatggtttcctagttaagtatgcccttggaatagagatcCGTACCTGAGTTTTGAGATAtcaagtgtcttaccccgtgttaCGAAGTATAAGTATGTATTTCTTACAATttataggattagaagttaaacgaatcgaattaACTCAGGCCGAAGCGACCCACGAAAACCTGCAGAAAGCAGTCATTGTTGTcggaccgtcgacatgttgacgggcCATCGAATAACACCATCAACAGTGGTGCAGCCTCTGAATCTGCAggagcaagtcgacggatcgtcgacacgTCGACCCACCGTCGACCTGCACCCATTGGAACCTTCGTGATCCATCTATAAGTATCTAGTCCCACGACTTTATCTCTTATTTTCTCAGTTCCAAACAAGAGAAAACCTCTAAATATTTCCTCCCACCACTTTCTATTATATTGGGTGAGTTTTAGTAGGATCCGAGCTcgtaaacccgagctagtgaagcaAAAAGGTTGTTCCTAAGGTTTCTTTGAAGTTGATGAGCTTGGGAATTGGAGTTAAGAGT
The nucleotide sequence above comes from Lycium barbarum isolate Lr01 chromosome 3, ASM1917538v2, whole genome shotgun sequence. Encoded proteins:
- the LOC132630816 gene encoding uncharacterized protein LOC132630816, whose product is MSVTLQASDSQRNGNIQTNTSNTNNGTSTRTTNAIFPEIDHNHPLYLLSTDTQGSSLISLQLTGSENYALWSRSMRIGLLGKSKLGFVDGRYPKCSFSSEYHDLWEKCNAVVLSWIMSVVRPRLLGSVVYASDAHKGIISVSNYFSKLTDLWNEFDAIMPCPSCPCLKSRKFLEQFEYQRLLQFLMGLNESYSKARGSSLIEGTTLYNLKGSGNNSNRGSRGGHCDNHRNGGSNPGGGPAGHYGNHMNPTKSQKQFIICEVCGYKGHSKDQCFKDQYKQILQLLSKGSENATTEVSAKADTCVVLKQFITQVRNMFSTTVKTLRTDNSAEATWLIGLFKELGAQVDEPVKMFCDSKVAIQIATNPIFHERTKHINIDCHFVREKHLPRNAQN